A genomic window from Lotus japonicus ecotype B-129 chromosome 1, LjGifu_v1.2 includes:
- the LOC130730764 gene encoding gibberellin receptor GID1B-like, translating into MAGSNEVNLNESRNVVPLNTWVLISNFKLAYNLLRRADGTFNRELAEFLDRKVPANAFAVDGVFSFDHVDRNNGLFNRVYMPASENESQWGVKNMERPLSTTKIVPVIIFFHGGSFCHSSANSAIYDAFCRRLVSVCGAAVVSVDYRRSPEHRYPAAYEDGWAALKWVKSRTWLQSGKDSKVYVYMAGDSSGGNIAHHVAVRAAEEGIEVLGNILLHPLFGGEKRTESEMRLDGKYFVRLQDRDWYWRAFLPEGEDRDHPGCNPFGPKGKSIKGIKFPKSLVCVAGLDVLQDWQLAYAEGLQKNGHQVKPLFLKEATIGFYFLPNNDHFYCLMDEIKSFVSSSDC; encoded by the exons ATGGCTGGTAGTAATGAAGTCAACCTCAATGAATCTCGG AATGTTGTTCCACTGAATACATGGGTGCTTATCTCCAATTTCAAGCTAGCCTACAATCTTCTCAGACGTGCTGATGGAACATTCAATCGAGAGTTAGCAGAGTTTCTGGACCGAAAGGTGCCGGCCAATGCATTTGCTGTTGATGGAGTCTTCTCTTTTGATCACGTGGACCGGAACAATGGCCTCTTCAACCGGGTCTACATGCCAGCTTCTGAGAATGAATCTCAATGGGGTGTGAAGAACATGGAGAGGCCTTTAAGCACAACAAAGATTGTGCCTGTCATAATCTTCTTCCATGGGGGAAGCTTCTGTCATTCCTCTGCCAACAGCGCTATCTACGATGCCTTCTGCCGCCGCCTTGTAAGCGTCTGCGGGGCAGCTGTGGTGTCGGTTGATTACAGGCGGTCACCGGAGCACCGGTATCCGGCTGCCTACGAAGACGGCTGGGCGGCACTCAAGTGGGTGAAGTCAAGAACTTGGCTGCAAAGTGGGAAGGATTCCAAGGTTTATGTGTACATGGCTGGGGACAGTTCTGGAGGGAACATTGCTCATCATGTGGCGGTGAGGGCGGCGGAGGAAGGAATTGAGGTTTTAGGGAACATTCTTCTCCACCCTTTGTTTGGCGGCGAGAAGAGGACGGAATCGGAGATGAGGCTTGATGGGAAGTACTTTGTGAGATTGCAGGACCGTGATTGGTATTGGAGAGCTTTTCTTCCTGAGGGAGAGGATAGGGACCATCCTGGTTGTAACCCTTTTGGCCCCAAAGGGAAAAGCATTAAAGGGATCAAATTCCCTAAAAGCCTTGTTTGTGTGGCTGGTTTGGATGTTCTCCAAGATTGGCAATTGGCTTATGCGGAAGGCCTTCAGAAAAATGGCCACCAGGTCAAACCTCTTTTCCTCAAGGAGGCCACCATTGGTTTCTACTTCTTGCCAAACAATGATCATTTCTATTGCCTCATGGACGAGATCAAGAGCTTCGTGAGTTCTTCTGACTGTTAA
- the LOC130730766 gene encoding histone H2AX-like yields the protein MSSTEAATTTKKGGRGKPKTTKSVSRSSKAGLQFPVGRVARYLKAGRYSQRVGSGSPVYLSAVLEYLAAEVLELAGNAARDNKKSRIIPRHIQLAVRNDEELSKLMGHVTIASGGVLPKIHQNLLPKKVAGKGKGEIGSASQEF from the exons ATGTCTTCCACAGAAGCTGCTACCACCACCAAGAAGGGCGGAAGAGGCAAACCCAAAACCACCAAATCCGTCTCCAGATCCTCCAAAGCCGGCCTCCAATTCCCCGTCGGCCGCGTCGCTCGCTACCTCAAGGCCGGCCGCTACTCCCAGCGCGTCGGATCTGGCTCCCCTGTTTACCTCTCCGCAGTCCTCGAATACCTCGCCGCCGag gtTTTGGAGCTTGCTGGTAACGCTGCAAGGGACAACAAGAAATCGAGGATAATTCCGAGGCACATTCAGCTTGCGGTGAGGAACGATGAGGAGTTGAGCAAGTTGATGGGGCATGTGACGATTGCGAGCGGTGGTGTTCTGCCGAAGATTCACCAGAACTTGTTGCCGAAGAAGGTTGCTGGGAAGGGGAAAGGGGAAATTGGATCTGCTAGTCAAGAGTTCTAG